A window from Candidatus Neomarinimicrobiota bacterium encodes these proteins:
- a CDS encoding sigma-54 dependent transcriptional regulator, with the protein MTELDRIRKISGMVGRSDSMEQVLEMIGQIAPIDMSVLIVGESGTGKEMVARAIHKLSKRFNEPLVTVNCGAIPVGIIESELFGHKKGAFTGAGEDRKGYFEEADGGTIFLDEIGETPPGTQVKLLRVLETGEFMRVGDAKTRNVDVRVIAATNKDLFKETERDSFRKDLFYRLQTVTIELPPLRHHLEDLDELTERFALQFSRTNEIVFRGFTSDALKVMKQYDWPGNVRELKNFVESIIILEKGNRVSAELVLKHLTPHLGEVSKDLPVPLVKSTSQAERELILQQLFFIRQDLRDVKSVLMDDDVTRTGDVGFLPTRSLLLGPSAEVSEADHPRAISSRVIGDVTMKDLEVEIITRTLKKFNNNRRKTASVLGISERTLYRKINEYGLEKKQKI; encoded by the coding sequence CGTACTCATTGTGGGGGAATCAGGAACGGGGAAAGAGATGGTTGCTCGCGCCATTCACAAACTGAGCAAGCGTTTCAACGAACCGCTCGTCACAGTCAATTGCGGAGCCATTCCCGTCGGGATAATTGAGAGTGAATTGTTCGGTCACAAGAAAGGGGCCTTCACCGGTGCCGGGGAGGACAGAAAGGGTTACTTTGAAGAGGCCGACGGCGGAACGATTTTCCTGGATGAAATCGGGGAAACGCCTCCCGGAACGCAGGTGAAACTCCTCCGGGTACTGGAAACCGGGGAGTTCATGCGTGTGGGCGACGCAAAGACACGAAACGTGGACGTTCGGGTGATAGCTGCCACAAACAAGGATCTGTTCAAAGAAACTGAAAGGGACAGTTTCAGGAAGGACCTGTTCTATCGTCTTCAGACGGTGACGATCGAACTCCCACCACTGCGCCATCACCTGGAAGATCTTGACGAGCTTACGGAACGGTTCGCTCTGCAGTTCTCCAGAACGAACGAAATCGTTTTCAGGGGGTTCACTTCTGACGCGTTGAAGGTCATGAAACAGTACGACTGGCCAGGCAATGTGCGGGAACTGAAGAACTTTGTTGAAAGCATCATCATTCTTGAAAAGGGAAACAGAGTTTCCGCCGAACTGGTACTTAAACATCTAACCCCACATCTGGGGGAAGTCTCAAAGGATTTACCCGTTCCCCTTGTCAAATCGACTTCTCAGGCCGAAAGGGAACTCATTCTCCAACAGCTGTTTTTCATACGGCAAGATCTCCGGGACGTGAAATCTGTCCTGATGGATGATGACGTCACGAGAACCGGAGATGTCGGGTTTCTCCCCACAAGAAGTCTACTCTTGGGTCCCTCTGCCGAAGTTTCAGAGGCGGATCACCCGAGGGCTATCAGTTCCCGGGTCATTGGCGACGTTACCATGAAAGATCTGGAAGTCGAGATTATCACCCGGACGTTGAAAAAATTCAATAACAATCGGAGAAAGACGGCCAGCGTGTTGGGCATCAGCGAACGCACCCTCTATCGCAAGATCAACGAGTATGGTTTGGAAAAAAAACAGAAAATA